The Gouania willdenowi unplaced genomic scaffold, fGouWil2.1 scaffold_15_arrow_ctg1, whole genome shotgun sequence genome includes a region encoding these proteins:
- the LOC114458688 gene encoding UDP-galactose translocator-like — protein sequence MSTERSNKEAAVGRTQGSANSKLKYVSLAVLVVQNASLILSIRYVRTLPGDRFFSTSAVVMAEVLKVLTCVIILLVQRRLSVWSTCSHLIDSVVLQYKETLKLCVPSLIYTLQNNLQYIAISNLPAATFQVTYQLKILTTALFSVMMLRKTLSKVQWVSLLLLFLGVGIVQLQQEGNKESVASGAAQNYVVGLVAVVISCLSSGFAGVYFEKILKGSSASVWLLNVQLGVFGTTLGAAALWWNDGAAIAEHGFFFGYTSAVWCVVGNQAFGGLLVAVVVKYADNILKGFATSCSIVVSTVMSVYLFGFHVDILFMLGAGLVISAVYMYSLPVTDPSPLATSSSLSEEMTEFLPKSVVM from the exons ATGTCCACAGAAAGAAGCAACAAAGAGGCGGCGGTGGGTCGGACTCAGGGCTCCG CTAACAGTAAGTTGAAGTACGTGAGTCTGGCGGTGCTGGTGGTCCAGAATGCATCTTTGATCCTCAGCATAAGGTACGTACGAACGTTACCTGGGGACAGATTCTTCTCCACGTCGGCCGTGGTCATGGCTGAAGTTCTGAAGGTTCTGACCTGTGTGATCATCCTATTGGTTCAGAGGAGAC tgagtGTGTGGTCCACCTGTTCACACCTCATAGACTCTGTGGTGCTCCAGTATAAGGAAACGTTGAAGCTCTGCGTTCCTTCTCTGATCTACACATTACAGAACAACCTGCAGTACATAGCCATCTCCAACCTGCCCGCTGCCACCTTCCAG gtGACGTACCAGCTGAAGATTCTGACCACGGCGCTCTTCAGCGTGATGATGCTCAGGAAGACTCTGTCCAAGGTTCAGTGGGtttctctgctgctgctcttcCTGGGAGTTGGCATCGTACAG TTGCAGCAGGAGGGGAATAAAGAATCAGTGGCGAGTGGCGCGGCTCAGAACTACGTGGTGGGTCTGGTTGCCGTGGTGATCAGCTGCCTGTCATCGGGTTTTGCCGGCGTTTACTTTGAGAAGATCCTGAAGGGCAGCTCAGCGTCTGTGTGGCTGCTCAACGTGCAGCTGGGCGTGTTTGGCACCACACTGGGTGCCGCCGCACTGTGGTGGAATGACGGCGCCGCCATAGCAGAGCACGGCTTTTTCTTCGGCTATACCAGCGCCGTGTGGTGCGTGGTGGGCAACcaggcgttcgggggactgctggTGGCTGTGGTCGTCAAGTACGCCGACAACATCCTGAAGGGCTTCGCCACTTCCTGCTCCATCGTGGTTTCCACGGTGATGTCGGTCTACCTGTTTGGCTTCCACGTGGACATCCTCTTCATgctgggggcggggcttgtgATCAGCGCCGTTTACATGTACAGCCTCCCCGTGACAGACCCCTCCCCCCTTGCTACCTCCTCCAGCCTCAGCGAGGAGATGACAGAGTTTCTACCAAAGTCAGTGGTGATGAA
- the LOC114458683 gene encoding serine/threonine-protein kinase pim-2-like — protein sequence MEPKDGKHVVEHFLEEEHFLRRYALGALIGSGGFGSVFSGQRLSDGLQVAIKQVSHDSVGTWSRLPGVAQPVPMEVCLLQRLSEGGGHVGVVRLLDWAEVKGRGFLLVMERPPHSQDLFDFITERGALSESLARRIFAQVVRALLYVHARGVLHRDIKDENIVLDMRTLEVKIIDFGSGAVLTDTPYACFQGTRVYSPPEWVESGCYRALPLTVWSLGVLLFNMLEGDIPFHSDLSIVRATPRFTLRLSKDCQSLVRWCLSLDPAARPTLQDILSHPWMEEGEELGAEQEELGAERGSSSL from the exons ATGGAGCCAAAGGACGGGAAACACG tggTGGAGCACTTCCTGGAGGAGGAGCACTTCCTGAGGCGTTACGCTCTGGGCGCTCTGATTGGCAGCGGTGGCTTCGGTTCAGTGTTTTCTGGACAGAGACTTTCAGACGGACTTCAG GTCGCCATCAAACAGGTGTCACATGACAGCGTGGGAACGTGGAGCCGCCTG CCGGGCGTGGCTCAGCCCGTTCCCATGGAGGTGTGTCTGCTGCAGCGCCTCTCAGAGGGCGGAGGTCACGTGGGCGTGGTCCGGCTGCTGGACTGGGCGGAGgtgaaggggcggggcttcctGCTGGTGATGGAGCGTCCGCCTCACAGTCAGGATCTGTTTGACTTTATCACAGAGAGAGGAGCTCTGAGCGAGAGCCTAGCACGCAG GATCTTTGCTCAGGTGGTCCGTGCGCTGCTCTACGTGCACGCTCGTGGCGTTCTACACAGAGACATTAAGGATGAGAACATTGTGTTGGACATGAGAACCCTGGAGGTGAAGATCATAGACTTTGGATCAGGAGCTGTTCTCACAGACACGCCCTACGCCTGCTTCCAGG GTACGCGGGTGTACAGCCCCCCTGAGTGGGTGGAGTCAGGGTGTTACCGGGCCCTCCCCCTCACCGTGTGGTCCCTGGGTGTTCTGCTCTTCAACATGTTGGAGGGAGACATTCCGTTTCACTCTGACCTCAGCATCGTTAGAGCCACGCCCAGGTTCACACTAAGGCTCTctaaag ACTGTCAGTCCCTCGTCCGATGGTGCCTATCGTTGGATCCTGCCGCTCGTCCAACGCTGCAGGACATACTGTCCCACCCCTGgatggaggagggggaggagctaggAGCAGAGCAGGAGGAGCTCGGAGCAGAGCGGGGCTCTTCGTCTCTGTGA